A region from the Paenibacillus humicola genome encodes:
- a CDS encoding glycosyl hydrolase family 18 protein: MHTAYIRPRRRRSGGWLKWLVLASGLIAMAAGMWAGWLRFVPNGSVIKPNYGMDHPIVYRGEVMKAGAIVEGDTVKLPFPVIQDTLGLKNKVVYEQATGSIVLTNDNQVLRFRTNALTAKLNGSPYALRVAAEVKDGTAYIPSTPLEQLYGIRIDVNQATGLVTVMQAGDAVQQAAAPADTVIRSEPTIRAPIVERITADAKVRIWGEREGWYRVQSADGQIGYAAKNDLTLTTVEQTALPQEPPAFTAWKLIGSKINMTWEAVYQKTPTPAQIGSLPGVNVVSPTWFELIDNAGHLQSKADMTYVNWAHSQGKQVWAVVSNGFEPDRTTAALASETTRFQMIQQILAFAEMYHLQGINLDFENVKTSDKDHFVQFVRELTPLLHEQGLVVSIDVTPKSGSELWSKFLDRAALGQVVDYMMLMAYDEHWASSPTAGSVASLPWVEQSLNRILQEDLVPPAKLVLGMPLYTRVWTEKKDASGAVKVSSKALGMDAVAQIIKDRNLKPAYDAKSGQHYVEYTVNGALQRIWIEDGFSIQARIAIAKKYGLAGVATWQRAFQTDSIWNVIQQSLTKFP; encoded by the coding sequence GTGCACACTGCATATATAAGACCGCGCCGTCGCCGAAGCGGCGGGTGGCTGAAATGGCTGGTACTGGCCAGCGGACTCATCGCGATGGCCGCCGGAATGTGGGCCGGCTGGCTGCGATTTGTTCCGAACGGCAGCGTGATCAAACCCAATTACGGAATGGACCATCCGATCGTATACCGAGGCGAGGTGATGAAAGCAGGGGCCATCGTGGAGGGAGATACCGTTAAGCTTCCCTTCCCGGTCATACAGGATACTTTGGGACTGAAAAATAAAGTCGTTTATGAACAAGCCACCGGCTCGATCGTGCTGACGAACGACAATCAAGTACTTCGTTTCCGTACGAACGCGCTTACGGCCAAGCTGAACGGCAGCCCCTACGCCCTGCGCGTTGCAGCCGAGGTAAAGGACGGGACCGCCTATATCCCGTCTACACCGCTGGAACAATTGTACGGCATCCGGATCGACGTGAACCAGGCTACCGGTCTGGTTACGGTGATGCAGGCGGGCGATGCGGTACAGCAAGCTGCGGCTCCCGCCGATACGGTGATCCGCAGCGAGCCGACGATCAGGGCGCCTATCGTGGAACGTATAACGGCGGACGCCAAGGTCCGGATATGGGGAGAGCGGGAAGGCTGGTACCGGGTCCAAAGCGCGGACGGGCAGATCGGTTATGCCGCGAAAAACGATTTGACCCTGACGACCGTCGAACAGACCGCGCTCCCGCAGGAGCCGCCCGCTTTTACGGCGTGGAAGCTGATCGGATCGAAAATCAATATGACCTGGGAAGCGGTCTACCAGAAGACGCCGACCCCGGCACAGATCGGCAGCCTGCCCGGCGTGAACGTGGTCAGTCCAACGTGGTTCGAATTAATCGACAACGCCGGCCATCTGCAGAGCAAGGCGGATATGACGTATGTCAATTGGGCGCACAGCCAGGGGAAACAGGTATGGGCCGTCGTCAGCAACGGCTTCGAGCCGGACCGGACAACCGCCGCGCTCGCCTCGGAGACGACCCGGTTCCAGATGATTCAGCAAATTCTCGCCTTTGCCGAAATGTATCATTTGCAGGGCATCAATCTCGATTTCGAAAATGTAAAGACGTCCGACAAAGACCATTTTGTTCAATTTGTGAGGGAGCTTACCCCGCTGCTGCATGAACAGGGACTGGTCGTTTCCATTGACGTCACCCCGAAATCGGGCAGCGAGCTGTGGTCGAAATTTTTAGACCGAGCTGCGCTGGGTCAAGTGGTTGATTATATGATGCTGATGGCTTATGACGAGCACTGGGCCTCCAGTCCTACGGCAGGCTCGGTCGCTTCTCTGCCTTGGGTCGAGCAGTCGCTGAACCGCATCCTGCAGGAGGATTTGGTTCCTCCGGCCAAGCTTGTATTAGGAATGCCGCTGTATACGCGGGTTTGGACCGAGAAGAAGGACGCATCGGGCGCCGTCAAGGTGTCATCCAAGGCGCTCGGGATGGACGCGGTCGCTCAGATCATCAAGGACCGCAATTTGAAGCCGGCGTATGACGCGAAGTCCGGCCAGCATTACGTGGAATATACGGTGAACGGCGCTTTGCAGCGCATATGGATCGAAGACGGCTTTTCCATCCAGGCTCGAATCGCCATCGCCAAGAAATACGGTCTTGCCGGAGTAGCCACCTGGCAGCGGGCATTTCAAACCGATTCGATCTGGAATGTCATCCAGCAATCGTTAACCAAATTCCCCTAA
- a CDS encoding YgzB family protein, which translates to MFFKSSKINEFRLWGLMFTLIGMGLMILGTAGIVFWGQAGKIFAAIFMVIGMIAMLLSVGVYFWAGMLSTSAVMLVCPECGRQTKMLGRTDRCMFCKTMLTLDPDKATNSPVDGGESHV; encoded by the coding sequence ATGTTTTTCAAATCCAGTAAAATCAATGAATTCCGCTTATGGGGACTAATGTTTACACTCATCGGCATGGGGCTGATGATTTTGGGTACCGCAGGAATCGTCTTTTGGGGCCAGGCCGGTAAAATATTCGCTGCCATTTTCATGGTCATCGGGATGATCGCCATGCTGCTCAGCGTAGGCGTTTATTTCTGGGCCGGCATGCTGTCGACGAGCGCCGTGATGCTGGTCTGCCCGGAATGCGGCCGCCAGACTAAAATGCTCGGCCGGACGGACCGCTGCATGTTTTGCAAAACGATGCTGACGCTCGATCCGGATAAAGCGACGAATTCTCCCGTAGACGGCGGCGAGTCGCATGTATGA
- a CDS encoding DUF4097 family beta strand repeat-containing protein — protein MNLQQSKSRLLAPVLAFFVPGAGHLALGLHLKGLLLLIGTLTDIVAMVRFADDAGGKYALLLVLLGLALPAFWFYSVFDTLQQRAHLNASPYGGRQDRTPAAGTWLQGATVIAAGLLLLALVRAKSIFTPWLDLAGTYAPGAGLLAFAVLLAVWRGKTMYRMGRITAAIVLIAVGGLLLSDQIRDSNDIRLLGQWWPAAFVLLGLEVIGCSLANRRGTKRLTFDIGGVFIAVVVTAAAYTVTQYSAMPFKWLDEFKVNFAGNLSVYGEEKGFKYTKETVSVPFGAETASIDIDNPNGTVTIRKGEVSGVQIASVVWVDVPVKQTADQVAAESGVEASGGDKLKIEAKGKTYGEDHNRKPRINLVVTVPENSSLGRPTPPENNETSGTPDSSIPLESSDNGTLNSGSGSNSAGGENANPNRAANEGSGTDNAGNASVNSGANEASNSSVGSDTAVNEASNSSVGSDEKTGGDQPVETKLNVQISNGAVDISGLSLPGGVHVQLMNGEAKLDDIAGDINVETKNGGISVSGIRGAVKLETYNGAIKAGHIEGDVDGSTLSGDMTLNGITGNAELETKNGKISVSEASGSISADTLNGDITIRSAVVGGDWDTDSSIGEIHLFVPENGDFSVNGSVTFGTITTDLPLEVSKKKIGGTLGTGTYRIDVDANSSISINRYRPN, from the coding sequence GTGAACCTGCAGCAGTCCAAAAGCCGCTTGCTTGCGCCTGTACTGGCCTTTTTCGTTCCGGGGGCCGGCCATTTGGCGCTCGGGCTGCACCTGAAAGGTTTATTGCTTCTGATCGGAACCTTAACGGATATTGTCGCGATGGTCCGGTTTGCCGACGACGCCGGCGGCAAGTACGCGCTGCTGCTCGTCCTGCTTGGGCTGGCGCTGCCGGCGTTCTGGTTTTACAGCGTTTTCGATACGCTGCAGCAGCGGGCACATTTGAACGCTTCCCCATACGGCGGCCGGCAGGATCGAACGCCGGCTGCGGGGACGTGGCTTCAAGGTGCGACGGTTATTGCCGCCGGTTTGCTGCTTTTGGCGCTTGTCCGCGCAAAATCCATCTTCACGCCCTGGCTGGATCTGGCCGGAACGTACGCGCCGGGAGCCGGGCTTCTGGCGTTCGCCGTGCTGCTGGCCGTTTGGAGGGGGAAAACGATGTACAGAATGGGACGGATTACGGCGGCCATCGTCCTGATCGCAGTCGGCGGCCTGCTTCTGTCAGACCAAATTCGGGACAGCAACGATATCCGGCTGCTCGGTCAATGGTGGCCCGCCGCTTTTGTGCTGCTTGGCTTGGAAGTGATCGGCTGCAGTCTCGCCAACCGGCGCGGAACCAAACGGCTGACGTTCGACATTGGCGGCGTTTTTATCGCCGTCGTCGTGACAGCGGCGGCCTACACCGTGACGCAATATTCGGCGATGCCGTTTAAATGGCTGGACGAGTTCAAGGTTAATTTTGCCGGCAATTTAAGCGTATACGGCGAAGAGAAAGGGTTTAAATATACGAAAGAGACGGTCTCCGTTCCGTTCGGCGCGGAGACGGCCTCGATCGACATCGACAATCCGAACGGGACGGTGACGATCCGCAAGGGCGAGGTCAGCGGCGTGCAGATCGCATCCGTCGTATGGGTCGACGTGCCCGTCAAGCAGACGGCCGATCAGGTCGCCGCGGAATCTGGAGTAGAAGCTTCCGGCGGCGACAAGCTGAAAATTGAAGCGAAGGGAAAAACGTACGGCGAAGATCACAACCGGAAGCCCCGCATCAACCTTGTCGTCACCGTTCCGGAAAATTCCAGCCTCGGCCGGCCGACGCCGCCCGAAAATAATGAAACTTCCGGGACGCCGGACTCGTCTATACCTTTGGAGAGCTCCGATAACGGGACCTTGAATTCGGGCTCGGGCTCGAATAGCGCAGGTGGGGAGAATGCGAATCCGAATAGGGCCGCGAACGAAGGCTCGGGAACGGACAACGCCGGTAACGCAAGTGTAAATTCGGGCGCGAACGAAGCTTCGAACTCTTCCGTCGGCAGCGATACGGCCGTGAATGAAGCTTCGAACTCCTCCGTCGGCAGCGACGAGAAAACTGGCGGCGATCAGCCGGTTGAAACGAAGCTGAACGTCCAAATCAGCAACGGAGCGGTCGACATTTCCGGTCTTTCGCTGCCGGGCGGCGTGCATGTTCAATTGATGAACGGCGAAGCCAAGCTGGACGATATTGCCGGCGACATCAACGTGGAAACGAAAAATGGCGGTATTTCCGTATCCGGCATTCGGGGCGCAGTCAAGCTGGAAACCTATAACGGTGCGATTAAAGCCGGTCACATCGAAGGGGATGTGGATGGCTCGACCTTAAGCGGCGACATGACGCTGAACGGGATTACAGGCAATGCGGAGCTGGAAACGAAAAACGGAAAAATTTCCGTTTCCGAAGCAAGCGGTTCGATTTCGGCCGACACGCTTAATGGCGACATTACCATTCGCAGCGCCGTCGTCGGCGGGGACTGGGATACCGACAGCTCGATCGGCGAGATCCATCTGTTCGTGCCGGAGAACGGAGATTTTTCGGTCAACGGCTCCGTCACGTTCGGCACGATCACAACGGACCTTCCGCTTGAAGTGAGCAAAAAGAAAATCGGCGGCACATTGGGAACCGGCACTTACCGGATCGACGTCGACGCCAACAGCAGCATTTCAATCAACCGTTACCGGCCGAATTGA
- a CDS encoding sensor histidine kinase — protein sequence MLPVVLFLVMNTLYAKNVVRDKVSETYRNTLDIFGEKTDRTLSEISNYLNKMAVLDNDVGLLPSFPYGSDNYILTKIRIQNKLQRDIVFYNPVDTVFVYNAGDIFFSTAGPGYDAMKNVLSDNLGAIVKLARTSVDGKWLLWHDKRVPGGDFLVRLTAVSNSELYVGAIIRISELQAQLSLQWKDGDIGESAIYSTNGIRLGNPASGNPAVFDEQITKLAGDPYQFVKDEHTGRRYLMMSRPSQQADFTMIILVSESYMLQALPYFQKATYFMTFGLIFIFALYLFFIRHMLFKPLQQLIAGMKKISLGMLDVRLQTNETHEFVFLANTFNNMVEQIKDLRIGMYEEQLRVQKIELKQLQAQINPHFYMNSLNIIYNFAALKDTDSVKKMALHLADYFRFIMRVNRDLITLDEELKHIGNYIQIQKFRFPNKLDCTYDMPDDLKHVTLPALTVQPFVENAIIHGFKDHRKLFAITVRGELVEDEGETFIVLAVEDNGTGFPDGLLEQLKEGEAQLHTDAGGVGILNVMQRLKLRYEGRASVSFYNRSGEGTGAGVKITLPVVKEAEREESGRSVQLAGR from the coding sequence ATGCTGCCTGTTGTGCTGTTTCTGGTGATGAACACACTGTATGCCAAAAACGTCGTGCGGGACAAGGTGTCCGAAACGTACCGGAACACACTCGATATTTTTGGGGAAAAGACGGACCGGACGCTCAGCGAAATCAGCAATTATTTAAATAAAATGGCGGTGCTTGATAACGACGTAGGACTGCTGCCGTCCTTCCCGTACGGAAGCGACAACTATATCCTGACCAAGATCCGGATTCAAAATAAGCTTCAGCGCGACATTGTGTTCTACAATCCGGTCGATACGGTGTTCGTTTACAATGCGGGAGACATTTTTTTCAGTACGGCCGGCCCTGGCTATGATGCGATGAAAAACGTGCTGTCCGATAATTTGGGAGCTATCGTGAAATTAGCCCGCACCTCGGTCGATGGAAAATGGCTGCTGTGGCACGACAAAAGGGTTCCCGGCGGCGACTTTCTGGTGCGGCTTACGGCGGTTTCGAACAGCGAGCTGTATGTGGGTGCGATCATTCGAATTTCCGAGCTGCAGGCCCAGCTGTCCCTTCAGTGGAAGGACGGCGACATCGGCGAAAGCGCGATTTATTCCACGAATGGTATCCGGCTTGGTAATCCTGCGTCCGGCAATCCTGCCGTGTTCGACGAACAGATAACGAAGCTTGCGGGCGATCCATACCAGTTCGTGAAGGACGAGCATACCGGCCGCCGCTATTTGATGATGAGCCGTCCGAGCCAGCAGGCGGATTTTACGATGATTATTCTCGTGTCCGAAAGCTACATGCTGCAGGCTTTGCCTTATTTTCAGAAAGCAACGTATTTCATGACCTTCGGGCTTATTTTTATATTCGCCTTGTATTTGTTTTTTATCCGCCACATGCTGTTCAAGCCGCTGCAGCAGCTGATCGCCGGGATGAAAAAGATTTCGCTCGGGATGCTGGACGTCCGGCTGCAGACGAACGAGACGCATGAATTCGTTTTTCTGGCCAATACGTTCAACAACATGGTGGAGCAAATCAAAGATTTGCGGATCGGGATGTACGAAGAACAGCTGCGCGTGCAAAAAATCGAGCTGAAGCAGCTGCAGGCGCAAATCAATCCGCATTTCTATATGAACAGCCTGAACATCATTTATAATTTCGCCGCGCTGAAGGATACGGATTCGGTGAAAAAAATGGCGCTTCATCTCGCGGATTATTTCCGCTTCATTATGCGGGTCAACCGCGATCTGATTACGCTGGACGAAGAGCTGAAACATATCGGCAATTATATTCAAATTCAGAAATTCCGTTTTCCGAATAAGCTGGACTGCACGTACGACATGCCGGACGATCTGAAACACGTGACGCTGCCTGCGCTGACGGTTCAACCGTTCGTGGAGAACGCGATCATCCACGGGTTTAAGGACCATCGGAAGCTGTTCGCTATTACCGTTAGGGGCGAGCTGGTGGAGGATGAAGGCGAAACCTTCATTGTCCTTGCCGTCGAGGATAACGGAACCGGTTTTCCGGACGGTCTGCTGGAGCAGCTGAAGGAAGGCGAAGCTCAGCTTCACACCGACGCGGGCGGCGTCGGCATCCTCAATGTCATGCAGCGGCTGAAGCTGCGGTACGAGGGCAGGGCAAGCGTCAGCTTTTATAATCGAAGCGGCGAGGGGACGGGCGCCGGCGTCAAAATTACGCTGCCGGTTGTGAAAGAAGCGGAACGGGAGGAGAGCGGTCGCAGTGTACAACTTGCTGGTCGTTGA
- the perR gene encoding peroxide-responsive transcriptional repressor PerR, which translates to MGATVEQALEQLKSTGVRMTPQRHAILSFLMGSMTHPTADEIYKALSPAFPSMSVATIYNNLRLFVDAGLVRELTYGDDSSRFDADLSEHYHAICRSCGKIVDFDYPPLTEVESAASRETGFRVEGHRMEIYGQCADCAGKHS; encoded by the coding sequence ATGGGCGCGACCGTAGAGCAAGCACTGGAGCAGCTGAAAAGCACCGGCGTACGTATGACCCCTCAGCGTCATGCGATCTTGAGTTTTCTTATGGGTTCCATGACCCATCCGACCGCCGATGAGATTTATAAAGCGCTCTCTCCCGCTTTTCCGAGCATGAGTGTGGCGACGATCTATAATAACCTGCGGCTGTTCGTCGATGCCGGGCTCGTACGCGAGCTGACATACGGCGACGACTCAAGCCGGTTTGACGCTGATTTATCCGAGCATTACCATGCGATATGCCGTTCCTGCGGCAAAATCGTCGATTTCGATTATCCGCCGCTTACCGAAGTGGAGTCCGCCGCTTCGCGCGAGACCGGTTTTCGCGTGGAAGGGCATCGGATGGAGATTTACGGACAATGTGCCGATTGCGCCGGGAAGCATTCCTGA
- a CDS encoding nucleotidyltransferase-like protein, translating to MKHIKEHFIKQFEQDNRLVSVAAIENPYRYNPLIDGLDLLLLVVSRSVEEAVETEHLMIEGERVLIKIASPSTLEQWMTGGRNRSIILWLVRGEILLDRDNYLFQIRDRLLKFPGAMREQKQLVEFAAFIRTYLQAKQDLKDHNLLDAYSSILTALHHWAHIALIEEGVHPELTVWRQMRRFHPGIYKLYEELTISPETLEQRVQLVLLACEFSVMSKMKSSCELLFAIMGSREEPWSVMDLQRHPLLSGLLLDLSLLLQKLVNRGYIAEVAVLPPSGDTEALELKYRCEFV from the coding sequence GTGAAACATATAAAAGAGCATTTCATCAAACAGTTCGAGCAAGACAATCGGCTCGTCAGCGTCGCCGCCATCGAAAATCCGTACCGGTACAACCCGCTGATCGACGGGCTTGATCTGCTGCTGCTCGTAGTATCGAGGAGCGTTGAAGAGGCGGTCGAAACGGAACACCTGATGATCGAAGGCGAACGGGTGCTCATTAAAATCGCAAGTCCAAGCACGCTGGAACAGTGGATGACCGGCGGCAGAAACCGCAGCATTATATTATGGCTCGTTCGGGGGGAAATCCTGTTGGACCGGGATAACTACTTGTTTCAAATCCGCGATCGCCTGCTGAAGTTTCCGGGAGCGATGCGTGAGCAGAAACAGCTTGTGGAATTCGCGGCCTTTATTCGAACCTACTTGCAGGCAAAACAGGATTTGAAGGATCACAATTTGCTCGATGCCTACAGCAGCATTTTGACGGCGCTTCATCACTGGGCTCACATTGCGTTGATCGAAGAGGGCGTTCATCCGGAATTGACCGTTTGGCGGCAGATGCGCAGATTCCATCCGGGAATTTACAAACTCTACGAAGAGCTGACGATCAGCCCGGAGACGTTGGAGCAGCGCGTTCAGCTCGTGTTGCTGGCCTGTGAATTTTCCGTGATGAGCAAAATGAAAAGCAGCTGCGAGCTGCTGTTTGCGATCATGGGAAGCAGGGAGGAGCCTTGGAGCGTCATGGACCTGCAGCGGCATCCGCTGTTGTCCGGGCTGCTTCTCGATTTGTCGCTTCTGCTTCAAAAGCTCGTCAACCGGGGATATATCGCCGAGGTGGCGGTTCTGCCCCCGTCGGGCGACACAGAAGCGCTGGAGCTTAAATACAGGTGTGAATTCGTTTAG